A portion of the Sulfuricurvum kujiense DSM 16994 genome contains these proteins:
- a CDS encoding EAL domain-containing protein, producing the protein MSHKTTYTKIAAKIIFITMLVTLVATYIYGEYMKRDAITNLAHVDAKKTSMLVFEALYSAMQRGWNKNDLEEIISRLNRVDSHMKVNVYRSEVVADLFGEIEKDKVARESNTEIKKAIRGEEVLNISDKELIEYYYPVIAKENCLKCHVNASSGDVLGVIDISYPVENLKVPLTDMINFFIIFIIVFSIIVYLSIFIELNQYLIKPIKNFSNLIKNITASQDMRKRIELNENIEEIDSIKDVFNSMLDSIEHQFYFDTLTGLENRRRLTEKLEERHSVFLMIINIDSFQEINDLYGEPAGDLILKEFAQYLKEIMPKEEGLYRLHSDEFAHICTSGMDLNEFRNFAALISEKISQKSFNIDERSEVSLSATIGVSYGSELLLVNADIALKLAKKTKKNFLIYDNTMAMTKEYEKNFDWTKRLKKAIEEDKIVPLFQPIVDTKTQVIVKYEALMRMVDDQGFYIAPVHFLELAKKNKLYHQLTKIMIQKTFEKFQSLTYFVSINISVEDILNKEINHFIVKTLEESGIGHQIVFEIIESEGIENFDQVLEFINEVKQYGAKISIDDFGTGYSNFEYLMKLKVDYIKIDGSMIKNIDSDKNSQMITTSIVSFAKNMNIKTVAEFVHSKNVFEKINELGVDYSQGYYFGEPTELVTPSSP; encoded by the coding sequence GTGTCCCATAAAACGACTTATACGAAGATTGCGGCTAAAATCATTTTTATAACGATGTTAGTCACGCTTGTCGCTACCTATATCTATGGCGAGTACATGAAAAGAGACGCAATTACGAATCTGGCGCATGTCGATGCCAAGAAAACGAGTATGCTGGTTTTCGAAGCACTCTATTCCGCTATGCAAAGAGGGTGGAATAAAAACGATCTCGAAGAGATTATCAGCAGGCTTAACCGAGTCGATTCTCATATGAAAGTCAATGTATACCGGAGTGAAGTCGTCGCCGATCTTTTCGGTGAAATTGAAAAAGACAAAGTTGCCCGTGAATCAAATACAGAGATCAAAAAAGCGATTCGCGGTGAAGAAGTACTGAATATTTCGGATAAAGAACTCATCGAATACTACTATCCCGTTATCGCCAAAGAGAATTGTTTAAAATGCCACGTAAATGCCAGTTCCGGAGATGTTCTCGGGGTCATCGATATCTCGTATCCCGTTGAGAATTTAAAAGTACCGCTCACCGATATGATCAACTTTTTTATTATTTTCATTATTGTTTTTTCCATAATTGTTTACTTGTCCATATTTATAGAACTCAACCAGTATTTGATCAAGCCGATTAAGAATTTTTCTAATTTGATCAAGAATATAACGGCGTCTCAGGATATGAGAAAGCGCATAGAGCTGAATGAGAATATCGAAGAGATCGATTCGATTAAGGATGTCTTTAATAGTATGCTCGATTCGATTGAGCATCAGTTTTATTTCGATACACTGACCGGATTGGAGAATCGAAGAAGGCTCACCGAAAAGTTGGAAGAGCGGCACAGTGTCTTTTTGATGATTATCAACATTGACTCTTTTCAAGAGATTAATGATCTTTACGGAGAGCCGGCGGGGGATTTGATACTTAAAGAGTTTGCCCAGTATTTAAAAGAGATAATGCCCAAAGAAGAGGGGTTGTACCGGCTCCATTCGGATGAGTTTGCCCATATCTGCACCAGTGGGATGGATTTGAATGAGTTTAGGAATTTTGCCGCACTTATCAGTGAGAAAATATCGCAAAAGAGTTTTAACATCGATGAGCGGAGCGAAGTGAGTCTCAGTGCGACTATCGGGGTATCGTACGGTTCGGAGCTGCTGCTGGTGAATGCGGATATCGCACTGAAACTGGCAAAGAAAACCAAAAAGAACTTTTTGATTTATGATAATACGATGGCGATGACAAAAGAGTATGAGAAAAATTTTGACTGGACGAAGCGGCTCAAAAAAGCGATCGAAGAGGATAAAATCGTTCCGCTGTTTCAGCCGATCGTCGATACTAAAACGCAGGTAATCGTTAAATACGAAGCATTGATGCGGATGGTGGATGATCAAGGATTCTACATCGCTCCCGTCCATTTTTTAGAGCTTGCCAAGAAAAATAAGCTCTATCATCAGTTGACAAAAATCATGATTCAAAAAACGTTTGAAAAATTCCAGAGCCTGACCTATTTCGTCTCGATCAATATATCGGTGGAAGATATTTTAAACAAAGAGATAAACCACTTTATCGTAAAAACGTTGGAAGAGTCCGGAATCGGGCATCAAATCGTATTTGAAATCATTGAATCAGAGGGGATTGAAAATTTCGATCAGGTTTTAGAGTTTATCAATGAAGTCAAACAATACGGGGCTAAAATCTCGATCGACGATTTCGGAACGGGGTATTCAAATTTCGAGTATCTTATGAAGCTGAAGGTCGATTACATCAAAATTGACGGTTCGATGATTAAAAACATCGACAGCGATAAAAACTCCCAGATGATTACGACATCGATTGTCAGTTTCGCCAAAAATATGAATATTAAAACGGTGGCGGAATTTGTCCATTCCAAAAACGTTTTTGAAAAAATAAACGAATTGGGAGTGGACTATTCCCAGGGGTATTATTTCGGAGAACCGACCGAATTGGTTACTCCGTCTTCTCCTTGA
- a CDS encoding sensor domain-containing diguanylate cyclase — translation MKFKNNLYIVVTISVMMIVLSISISLINFMVSLRSTETDLKTRSLPLTVDNIYTEIQKHVIEPNLVASMMAHDTFLKDWLIKDEQNSDKITRYLDTIKNKYGMFVAFLVSEKTQSYYTQNGFLEHLSPTKSDNEWYYKFKTLQEDHEINLDFNNNLDNSLIMFINHKIYDSDYHFVGATGIGLKISYINDMLKRFRQEYNFTVLFVNEEGKIILSERTDAKIKSLYDAPELRNLADQIIIKDSKILEYQKDGVNYLLKTKYIPELDLYLLVEAKLDDFTQNVRRTFYLNLAASLLVTVIITFIIIMMIRGYNEKLEFMARNDALTGLMNRHAFDDSFNDFLLLSQRNNDPLSLIFFDIDNFKTINDTLGHQAGDNVLIRISELLKTRLRRTDIIGRWGGEEFIIGLINTDYKNAEVIAETLRKAIEEDSRLIHLAPFPVTASFGVATVRTGDTIETILTRADSAMYRAKELGKNRIETELGT, via the coding sequence ATGAAATTCAAAAATAATTTATACATCGTCGTCACCATATCAGTCATGATGATCGTCCTCTCGATCAGTATCTCTCTCATCAATTTTATGGTTTCGCTCCGCTCCACCGAAACCGATCTAAAAACCCGTTCCCTTCCGCTGACGGTGGACAATATCTACACAGAAATTCAAAAACACGTTATCGAACCGAACCTCGTCGCATCGATGATGGCACACGACACGTTTCTCAAAGACTGGCTTATCAAGGATGAACAAAACAGCGATAAAATCACCCGTTACCTCGATACGATCAAAAACAAATACGGGATGTTCGTCGCCTTTTTGGTTTCTGAGAAAACCCAAAGCTATTACACCCAAAACGGTTTTCTCGAACATCTCAGCCCTACCAAATCCGATAATGAGTGGTATTATAAATTCAAGACACTCCAAGAAGATCATGAGATCAATCTCGATTTCAATAATAACCTCGATAATTCGCTGATTATGTTTATCAACCATAAAATCTACGACAGCGATTATCATTTTGTCGGGGCCACCGGGATCGGTTTGAAAATATCATACATCAACGATATGCTCAAACGGTTCCGGCAAGAGTACAATTTTACGGTTCTGTTCGTGAACGAAGAGGGGAAAATTATTTTATCCGAACGGACAGACGCTAAAATCAAAAGCCTTTACGATGCCCCTGAGCTTCGCAATCTTGCGGATCAGATCATTATCAAAGATTCCAAAATCCTCGAATATCAAAAAGACGGCGTAAATTATCTCCTCAAAACCAAATATATCCCCGAACTCGACCTCTACCTCCTGGTCGAGGCAAAGTTGGATGATTTTACCCAAAACGTACGCCGAACGTTTTATCTGAACCTCGCCGCTTCGCTGCTGGTAACCGTAATCATTACATTCATCATCATTATGATGATCCGAGGATACAATGAAAAGCTCGAGTTTATGGCTCGCAACGATGCTCTAACAGGGCTGATGAATAGACATGCTTTCGATGATTCTTTCAATGATTTTCTCCTTCTCTCGCAACGAAACAATGATCCTCTCAGCCTTATCTTTTTCGATATCGACAACTTTAAAACTATCAACGATACGCTCGGCCATCAGGCGGGAGACAACGTGCTTATCCGAATCTCTGAGCTCCTCAAAACCCGTCTGCGCCGTACCGACATCATCGGACGTTGGGGAGGTGAAGAATTTATCATCGGGTTGATTAATACCGATTATAAAAATGCCGAAGTCATTGCCGAAACCCTGCGCAAAGCAATCGAAGAAGACTCCCGTCTCATTCACCTCGCACCGTTTCCTGTAACCGCAAGCTTTGGGGTTGCCACTGTACGCACCGGCGATACGATAGAGACTATCCTGACGCGAGCCGATTCGGCTATGTACCGTGCGAAAGAGCTCGGGAAAAACCGGATTGAAACAGAGTTGGGAACGTAA
- a CDS encoding molybdopterin-dependent oxidoreductase, with product MKTISDRPPLLGSARGRELFTQAITPNNQFFVRWHLPDIPTYINLNEFRLEVKGSVSTPLSLSIDDLKSKFEPAEVTAVLQCGGNSRKYYAVTGQATHGVQWDHDAMGCAIWRGVRLKDILNRAGVKSSAKWIGLNGLEKPAMDETPDFFREMEIEEALEDQIIVAYAMNGEDLPYLNGFPIRLVIPGHFSDSWVKMLSEVMVMDTYRESFFMDVAYTVPDNDCECVISGNDFEYKRKPIAAMKVKSVIGYPLPGTAIKKGSRVKIAGVAFDQGKGIKEVMISLDSGKNWSAAKLGEDHGKFAFRPWSYEWEPKTKGEYTIMVRAINRIGNIQPMPHEIGWNAGGYQYNAVDSVSVQIV from the coding sequence ATGAAAACTATCTCAGATCGTCCTCCTCTATTAGGTTCCGCAAGAGGGCGAGAATTGTTCACCCAAGCTATCACACCGAACAATCAATTTTTCGTCCGCTGGCATCTCCCTGATATTCCGACTTATATCAATCTGAACGAATTTCGTCTCGAAGTGAAAGGTTCTGTTTCTACACCTCTTTCTTTGAGCATCGATGATTTGAAAAGCAAATTTGAACCCGCAGAAGTAACCGCCGTCCTCCAATGCGGAGGTAACAGCCGTAAATATTACGCGGTTACCGGACAAGCTACTCATGGTGTCCAATGGGATCACGACGCAATGGGATGCGCTATCTGGAGGGGAGTACGTCTCAAAGATATCCTCAATCGTGCAGGAGTTAAGAGTTCCGCTAAATGGATTGGCTTGAACGGGTTGGAAAAGCCGGCAATGGATGAAACTCCCGATTTTTTCCGTGAAATGGAGATTGAGGAGGCTCTCGAAGATCAGATTATTGTTGCCTATGCGATGAATGGTGAAGACCTGCCTTATCTCAACGGTTTTCCGATTCGTCTTGTCATACCGGGTCATTTTTCAGATAGTTGGGTCAAAATGCTCTCAGAGGTCATGGTCATGGATACCTATCGAGAAAGTTTCTTTATGGATGTCGCCTACACAGTTCCTGATAATGATTGTGAATGTGTTATTTCAGGAAACGATTTCGAGTATAAGCGCAAACCTATTGCCGCGATGAAAGTAAAATCGGTCATTGGTTATCCTTTACCAGGTACGGCGATCAAAAAAGGGTCTCGCGTTAAAATTGCAGGAGTTGCCTTCGATCAGGGCAAAGGGATCAAAGAGGTAATGATTTCTCTTGATAGTGGAAAAAACTGGAGTGCGGCTAAACTGGGTGAAGATCACGGCAAATTTGCATTTCGCCCGTGGAGTTATGAGTGGGAACCCAAAACCAAAGGGGAATATACAATTATGGTGCGTGCCATCAACCGAATCGGTAATATACAACCGATGCCTCACGAAATCGGCTGGAATGCCGGAGGGTACCAATACAACGCCGTTGATTCTGTTAGCGTTCAGATTGTATAA
- a CDS encoding response regulator transcription factor has translation MGRILLLEDDEILSQTIMTILRSEGYEVYKAVNGREAYDLTFEHPFDLYLFDVNVPESNGFEVLRELRKSGDETPTFFITALSDIQSVSQGFEAGANDYIKKPFDLDEFVIRIRAALKRKYRTILYRDIAFEPNTQHVFINGLECDLSPVERMVFSLLVQNMDRTVPKESFYEIMEKPSDAALRVHIAHLKQKLDLQIANIRSVGYRLELS, from the coding sequence ATGGGACGTATTTTACTTTTGGAAGATGATGAGATATTGTCTCAAACGATCATGACGATTTTACGTAGTGAAGGGTACGAAGTCTATAAAGCGGTTAATGGGCGTGAAGCATATGATTTGACCTTTGAACATCCGTTCGATCTCTATTTATTTGATGTGAATGTCCCGGAGTCTAATGGGTTTGAAGTATTACGCGAATTGAGAAAATCGGGAGATGAAACACCCACTTTTTTTATTACTGCCCTGAGCGATATTCAATCCGTATCGCAAGGGTTTGAAGCGGGAGCTAATGACTATATTAAAAAGCCGTTTGATCTGGACGAATTTGTGATTCGTATACGTGCAGCCCTAAAGCGCAAGTATCGAACCATTTTGTATAGGGATATTGCGTTTGAACCCAATACCCAACACGTTTTTATCAATGGATTAGAATGTGATCTCTCACCCGTTGAACGGATGGTTTTTTCATTGTTGGTACAGAATATGGATCGGACTGTACCCAAAGAGTCGTTTTATGAGATTATGGAAAAACCATCGGATGCAGCTTTGCGGGTTCATATTGCCCATCTCAAACAAAAACTCGATCTTCAGATCGCTAATATTCGCAGTGTAGGATACCGTCTTGAACTATCGTGA
- a CDS encoding GNAT family N-acetyltransferase, which translates to MIIPLSSETLSDFFTFFDFTCESDALQAFIGLLRETASHHQNIIHAGYADQTPFGFVSLKITNDVDNIPGLLIEFLYIKPEYRQKMLGGTPRYSFSMLDDVIMLAFELQKIVAINHIFLIPVDENKRAMYLEYGFENIPGSGKNPFEDFMVFNLLSEEII; encoded by the coding sequence GTGATTATCCCTCTTTCATCCGAAACATTATCCGATTTTTTTACATTTTTTGATTTCACTTGCGAATCCGACGCACTGCAAGCATTTATCGGTTTACTCCGCGAAACGGCTTCACACCATCAAAATATCATCCATGCGGGCTATGCCGATCAAACACCCTTCGGATTCGTCTCTCTTAAAATTACCAACGACGTCGATAATATCCCTGGATTATTGATCGAGTTTTTGTATATTAAGCCCGAGTATCGGCAAAAAATGCTCGGAGGCACTCCACGATACAGTTTCTCAATGCTCGATGATGTTATTATGTTAGCGTTTGAATTACAAAAAATCGTGGCGATCAACCATATTTTTCTCATCCCCGTCGATGAAAACAAACGCGCCATGTATCTCGAATACGGATTTGAAAACATCCCAGGATCGGGAAAGAACCCTTTCGAAGATTTTATGGTGTTTAATCTGCTTTCGGAAGAAATAATATAA
- a CDS encoding vWA domain-containing protein, with amino-acid sequence MLIGNISAMNIWSFDFAWAFLALPPILYCLYRCKVIPQKRYFPHLQFFGNPGKWRNLEWLFKALAVTLMVGALATPVVVDYSDPRNRNGIDIVLSLDGSGSMNASGFSKEEPRLSRFEVVQKIASDFVMKRIEDNVGVVLFGDFAFIATPVTYEKEIVSEMIGYLSHGMAGQNTAIGEGIAMGVRALRDSKAKSKVIILLTDGEHNSGSISPKEAVAMVGKEHIRLYTIGIGQKGEFDNALLKQLAHDGHGKFFAAANEKELQSVYDEIDMLERSKIKSKQHTFEEHYYQWFGAAALGVLLILMWRRRIGS; translated from the coding sequence ATGCTAATCGGTAATATTTCAGCTATGAATATCTGGTCATTTGATTTTGCATGGGCATTTTTAGCACTCCCTCCGATACTCTATTGCCTCTACCGTTGTAAAGTCATCCCCCAAAAACGGTACTTTCCCCATTTGCAATTTTTCGGCAACCCGGGAAAATGGCGGAATTTAGAGTGGCTCTTCAAAGCACTTGCCGTGACGCTGATGGTGGGAGCCCTGGCAACACCCGTCGTGGTCGATTATTCCGATCCCCGCAACCGAAACGGCATCGATATCGTCCTCTCGCTTGACGGGAGCGGGTCGATGAATGCATCCGGCTTTTCGAAAGAGGAACCGAGATTGTCGCGCTTTGAAGTGGTGCAAAAAATCGCCTCCGATTTTGTGATGAAGCGCATCGAAGACAATGTGGGTGTGGTACTGTTCGGCGATTTCGCATTTATCGCAACGCCGGTGACCTATGAAAAAGAGATCGTTTCGGAAATGATCGGGTATCTTAGCCACGGAATGGCGGGGCAGAATACCGCCATCGGCGAGGGGATCGCGATGGGGGTGAGGGCATTGCGGGACTCAAAAGCCAAAAGCAAGGTCATTATCCTCCTTACCGACGGTGAGCACAACAGCGGCTCCATCTCCCCTAAAGAGGCGGTGGCGATGGTAGGCAAAGAGCATATCCGACTCTATACGATCGGAATAGGCCAGAAAGGTGAGTTTGACAATGCTCTGCTCAAACAGCTCGCCCATGACGGCCACGGAAAGTTTTTTGCCGCTGCGAACGAAAAAGAGCTTCAGAGCGTCTACGATGAGATCGATATGCTGGAGCGCTCAAAGATCAAAAGCAAGCAGCATACCTTCGAAGAGCACTATTACCAGTGGTTCGGTGCCGCGGCATTGGGCGTTCTTCTGATCTTGATGTGGCGCAGGAGAATCGGGTCATGA
- the chrA gene encoding chromate efflux transporter — protein MKIWELFWRFLLLGLVSFGGPAAHIGYFRTTFVDKLRWLDNASYARLVALSQFLPGPGSSQVGFAIGIERAGLLGGIAAFIGFTIPSFIFMATLAIVPFEPTPIFTGMIHGLKLFAVIVVADAVLSMYRSFCTSTAASAIAIASAASLWLFPSLSTQMILLIISAVIGLMFLHIPIATSAVPIRISYIPLILFLALFILVPFFVDVSKWIALFNTFFQSGALVFGGGHVVLPLLQHALGDSITTERFLFGYAAAQAVPGPMFSLAAFLGTDLSPSSPLLGALVATLSIFLPGFLLLLGLYRGWEILAQRPRIAAVAAGLNAAVVGILLAALYNPVFTSGVTSTIDMALVVTGFFLLRMLKIPVVGLLPIFALSGVIISVKFV, from the coding sequence ATGAAAATATGGGAGCTATTTTGGCGATTTTTACTCTTGGGACTGGTCAGTTTCGGAGGGCCTGCAGCTCATATCGGCTATTTTCGTACCACTTTTGTCGATAAACTTCGTTGGCTAGATAATGCTTCTTATGCTCGCCTTGTCGCACTCAGCCAGTTTCTCCCAGGCCCCGGATCGAGTCAAGTAGGCTTTGCAATCGGGATAGAACGAGCAGGACTGCTCGGCGGAATCGCGGCATTTATCGGCTTTACCATCCCCTCGTTTATCTTTATGGCTACTCTTGCCATCGTCCCCTTTGAACCGACTCCGATTTTTACGGGGATGATTCATGGTCTCAAGCTTTTTGCCGTGATCGTCGTCGCCGATGCGGTTCTTTCGATGTACCGCTCGTTTTGCACCTCTACCGCAGCTTCCGCTATCGCAATAGCAAGTGCGGCCTCATTGTGGCTGTTTCCCTCGCTTTCGACACAAATGATCCTATTGATCATTTCCGCAGTAATCGGGTTGATGTTCCTCCATATCCCGATAGCAACTTCTGCAGTCCCCATCCGTATTTCGTATATACCGCTGATCCTCTTCCTCGCCCTTTTCATCCTTGTGCCGTTTTTCGTCGATGTGTCGAAATGGATTGCCCTGTTCAACACCTTTTTTCAAAGCGGTGCACTTGTCTTCGGTGGTGGGCACGTTGTCCTTCCTCTTTTGCAGCACGCTTTGGGTGATTCGATCACGACAGAGCGATTTTTGTTTGGCTACGCAGCGGCGCAGGCAGTTCCGGGACCGATGTTCAGCCTAGCAGCATTTTTGGGGACCGATCTCTCCCCCTCTTCGCCTCTATTAGGCGCATTGGTCGCGACACTATCCATCTTTCTCCCCGGCTTTCTGCTCCTGCTTGGGCTCTATCGGGGATGGGAAATCCTCGCTCAACGTCCGCGCATTGCCGCAGTCGCAGCCGGTCTCAATGCCGCCGTAGTCGGCATCCTCCTTGCAGCTTTATATAATCCAGTCTTTACGAGCGGTGTCACCTCCACCATTGATATGGCATTGGTCGTAACGGGATTTTTTTTACTGAGAATGCTAAAAATCCCTGTCGTGGGACTACTCCCGATCTTTGCGCTATCAGGAGTCATAATTTCAGTTAAATTTGTTTAA
- a CDS encoding sensor histidine kinase produces MNYREKESFIKSFSLFFVALFSMGAIALWLYHEEQQRFYQLQLLTEMDAFSYVLQGEEFAYAIMNLDKDQPIHELIVKDTEVYALFPWVRNPDNEMVKVTYPHQEYLKYMDAESRKIWMLFLSLGFITVLLSAFFARYTLTPMRRSLLLMENFLKDIIHDLNTPVSSILLNSQLLKRKYTDEEIDRIYISGQTITGLYKNLEVLYRQLPIEQDEVRLDTFLHERIRYFQTLYPSLSLTLEGEREMSISINRDILMRIVDNLLSNACKYNRSNGQVTVRYDQTSIEIIDTGIGIKHLDKVFHRFYKETERGLGMGLHIVKTLADRVGIAIEIESQKGIGTHVTIHFLR; encoded by the coding sequence TTGAACTATCGTGAAAAAGAGTCGTTTATCAAGTCGTTTTCTCTCTTTTTTGTTGCCCTATTTAGTATGGGGGCTATAGCACTATGGCTTTATCATGAGGAACAGCAGCGGTTTTATCAACTCCAATTATTGACGGAGATGGATGCGTTTAGCTATGTGCTGCAAGGTGAGGAGTTTGCCTACGCAATCATGAACCTAGATAAGGATCAGCCGATTCATGAACTGATTGTCAAGGATACTGAGGTGTATGCCCTTTTCCCATGGGTGAGAAATCCGGATAATGAGATGGTCAAGGTCACTTATCCCCATCAAGAATATTTGAAATACATGGATGCCGAATCGCGTAAGATTTGGATGCTGTTCCTTTCCCTCGGATTCATAACCGTACTGTTATCAGCTTTTTTCGCCCGTTACACCCTCACACCGATGCGCCGATCTTTGCTTCTGATGGAAAATTTTCTCAAAGACATTATTCACGACCTCAACACTCCGGTATCGTCTATACTCCTTAATAGCCAGCTTTTAAAACGCAAATACACCGATGAGGAGATTGACCGTATATACATCAGTGGACAAACGATTACAGGGCTATATAAAAATCTCGAAGTGTTGTATCGGCAGCTTCCTATCGAGCAAGATGAGGTACGATTGGATACTTTTTTACACGAACGAATCCGCTATTTTCAAACCCTTTATCCCTCCCTTTCACTAACGCTTGAAGGTGAGCGTGAAATGAGTATTTCCATTAACAGAGATATTCTGATGAGAATCGTTGATAATCTCCTCTCTAATGCCTGCAAATACAATCGTTCGAACGGTCAGGTCACTGTGCGATACGATCAAACCTCCATAGAGATCATTGATACAGGGATCGGAATCAAACATCTCGACAAAGTTTTTCACCGTTTTTATAAAGAGACTGAACGAGGGCTTGGGATGGGTCTGCATATCGTCAAAACCCTCGCCGATAGAGTCGGTATTGCGATAGAGATAGAGAGCCAAAAAGGGATAGGTACGCATGTAACGATACATTTTTTACGCTAA
- a CDS encoding thioredoxin family protein: MKKLLILICMMVLNLSAHSIHNDDQFKAAVASMGADNKLVLMIYTTDDCPECAYMKQKVFHDKGVEDYMNRHFVVIEKNVHKNKLPDGYDFFGIPTMFFIDKAGNRKETVVGSKRAQPFLAELHRIRGMK, translated from the coding sequence ATGAAAAAACTTTTAATTCTTATTTGTATGATGGTTTTGAACCTTTCAGCCCATTCTATTCACAATGACGATCAGTTTAAAGCTGCCGTCGCGTCGATGGGTGCGGATAATAAATTAGTATTAATGATTTATACAACGGATGATTGTCCCGAATGTGCGTATATGAAACAAAAAGTATTTCACGATAAAGGGGTTGAAGACTATATGAACCGCCATTTTGTAGTGATAGAAAAAAATGTCCATAAGAACAAACTCCCGGACGGGTATGATTTTTTCGGAATACCGACGATGTTTTTTATCGACAAAGCGGGAAATAGAAAAGAGACGGTGGTCGGAAGCAAAAGGGCTCAGCCGTTTTTGGCAGAACTGCACCGTATCCGGGGAATGAAATGA
- a CDS encoding pentapeptide repeat-containing protein, translated as MKLAWLAFWIGVSLSAYDAAHLKKALEDKECIGCDLRGADLSQNDFSGGDFHGSDLSEADLHESIFEMGDLSDCNLSGANAENALFWKGTMERADLTRIHARGANFKGVHLNRSRLNSADLRGTKSWKADFTDASFSKTDFTDAELGDAKFIRNDLRTVKMKRALLWQTRFSDTVLTKAQCAHAKKEEAILDANVTCR; from the coding sequence ATGAAATTGGCATGGTTGGCTTTTTGGATCGGTGTTTCGTTGAGCGCGTACGATGCGGCTCATTTGAAAAAAGCGTTGGAAGATAAAGAGTGTATCGGATGTGATTTGCGGGGTGCCGATCTCAGCCAAAACGATTTTAGCGGCGGCGATTTTCACGGCAGCGATCTCAGCGAGGCCGATTTGCATGAGAGTATTTTTGAAATGGGGGACTTGAGTGATTGCAATCTCAGCGGAGCAAATGCCGAAAATGCCCTTTTTTGGAAAGGGACGATGGAGAGAGCCGATCTTACCCGTATACATGCACGAGGGGCTAATTTTAAAGGGGTACATCTGAATCGAAGCCGTTTGAATTCGGCTGATCTTCGGGGGACTAAAAGTTGGAAAGCCGATTTTACCGATGCATCTTTCTCAAAAACGGATTTTACCGATGCGGAGCTGGGGGATGCGAAATTTATCCGAAACGATCTGCGTACGGTCAAAATGAAACGTGCCTTGTTATGGCAGACCCGTTTTAGTGATACCGTTTTAACCAAAGCTCAATGTGCTCATGCTAAAAAAGAAGAGGCGATTTTGGATGCAAACGTGACGTGCCGTTAA
- a CDS encoding polysaccharide deacetylase family protein, giving the protein MIKKLVILLLTTVLSLTADEPVQWGENVTGVVTTFKTSQKEVALTFDACGGSAKSSQFDAGLIDFLIENRIPATLFINSRWIQSNPETFMYLAANPLFEIANHGTAHRPLSVSGKSIYNIPGTASPEEVKHEINGNGDLIEKLTGRRPKFFRSGTAYYDELSVAIARQNGVEIAGFSILGDAGATFSAPKVVQQIESARSGDILIFHMNHPEGGTREGIMEGVVKLKAQGYSFVRLSDVKERLNHFP; this is encoded by the coding sequence ATGATTAAAAAACTCGTTATCCTTCTGCTTACAACCGTACTTTCCCTCACGGCAGACGAACCGGTGCAATGGGGTGAAAACGTGACCGGTGTTGTTACGACATTTAAAACCTCTCAAAAAGAAGTCGCCCTTACCTTCGACGCATGCGGAGGCAGTGCCAAAAGTTCGCAATTTGATGCCGGACTGATCGACTTTCTGATTGAAAACCGTATTCCGGCGACATTATTCATCAATTCCCGCTGGATACAAAGCAATCCGGAAACGTTCATGTATTTAGCGGCTAATCCCCTCTTCGAGATTGCCAATCACGGAACCGCTCACCGTCCCCTTTCCGTCAGCGGCAAAAGTATTTATAATATCCCCGGCACCGCTTCCCCCGAAGAGGTTAAGCACGAAATCAACGGCAACGGAGATTTGATCGAAAAACTGACCGGCAGACGGCCAAAATTTTTCCGCTCAGGCACCGCCTATTATGATGAGCTCTCTGTCGCTATCGCCCGCCAAAACGGTGTAGAGATTGCGGGATTCAGCATTTTAGGCGATGCGGGGGCAACCTTTAGCGCTCCCAAAGTGGTCCAGCAAATAGAAAGTGCCCGCAGCGGCGATATCCTCATTTTTCACATGAACCATCCGGAAGGGGGGACGCGAGAAGGGATTATGGAAGGGGTTGTCAAACTCAAAGCACAAGGATATAGTTTCGTCCGTCTCAGTGATGTTAAAGAGCGTCTTAATCACTTCCCCTGA